One Kitasatospora sp. NBC_01287 DNA window includes the following coding sequences:
- a CDS encoding dolichyl-phosphate-mannose--protein mannosyltransferase, with amino-acid sequence MAQTAVTERPAAREAPPAQLSVPQRLTTWTPALARHAGWLGPIAVALFAGVLRFWNLGHPRAFVFDETYYPKDAWSLLHQGYEGVWSTTANDQILAHPQTIPFDEVPAFVAHPPLGKWVIALGEAAFGLNPFGWRVMVCLLGTLSVLMLARIGRRLFGSTLIGCTAALLMSVDGLQFVMSRTGLLDGVLMFFVLAAFGCLLVDRDRARARLAGPGADGDRTRLGLRPWRLAAGLLLGAACSVKWNGAQILAAFGLLTVLWDQAGRRAVGARTPLRSMLRRDALPAFASLVVLGVGTYLAAWSGWFATSGGYDRQWAAGRPGPVPDALRSWWHYQAEMWRFNTTLTTPHTYQSNPWSWLVQGRPVSMYWQPVVTGQQGCTDHGGCTTQILALGTPLLWWTACFALAYLLYRWFFRRDWRSGAVLCAVAAIYLPWFQFQQRTIFSFYMVVLVPFLCLAVAQMLGAMLGPPGSAPRRRALGGVAAGAIVLAIMGCFLYFLPLYTAQVIPMSQWQDHMWFTSWI; translated from the coding sequence ATGGCACAGACGGCAGTCACCGAGCGGCCGGCGGCGCGGGAAGCGCCGCCGGCCCAGTTGTCCGTCCCGCAGCGGCTGACCACCTGGACGCCCGCGTTGGCGCGCCACGCGGGCTGGCTGGGCCCGATCGCGGTGGCGCTCTTCGCCGGGGTGCTGCGGTTCTGGAACCTCGGCCACCCGCGCGCCTTCGTCTTCGACGAGACGTACTACCCCAAGGACGCCTGGTCGCTGCTGCACCAGGGCTACGAGGGCGTCTGGTCGACCACCGCGAACGACCAGATCCTGGCCCACCCGCAGACCATCCCGTTCGACGAGGTGCCCGCCTTCGTCGCCCACCCGCCGCTCGGCAAATGGGTGATCGCGCTCGGTGAGGCAGCCTTCGGACTGAACCCCTTCGGCTGGCGGGTGATGGTCTGCCTGCTCGGCACCCTCTCGGTGCTGATGCTGGCCCGGATCGGCCGCCGGCTCTTCGGCTCCACCCTGATCGGCTGTACGGCCGCGCTGCTGATGTCGGTGGACGGCCTGCAGTTCGTGATGAGCCGCACCGGGCTGCTCGACGGCGTGCTCATGTTCTTCGTGCTGGCCGCCTTCGGCTGCCTGCTGGTCGACCGGGACCGGGCCAGGGCCAGGCTCGCCGGGCCGGGCGCGGACGGCGACCGGACGCGGCTGGGCCTGCGGCCCTGGCGGCTGGCCGCCGGGCTGCTGCTCGGCGCGGCCTGCTCGGTGAAGTGGAACGGCGCGCAGATCCTGGCCGCCTTCGGCCTGCTCACGGTGCTCTGGGACCAGGCGGGCCGCCGGGCGGTCGGTGCCCGCACCCCGCTGCGCAGCATGCTGCGGCGCGACGCGCTGCCCGCCTTCGCCTCGCTGGTCGTCCTCGGCGTGGGCACCTACCTGGCCGCCTGGTCGGGCTGGTTCGCCACCTCCGGCGGCTACGACCGGCAGTGGGCCGCAGGCCGCCCCGGCCCGGTCCCCGACGCGCTGCGCAGCTGGTGGCACTACCAGGCGGAGATGTGGCGCTTCAACACCACGCTGACCACCCCGCACACCTACCAGTCCAACCCGTGGAGCTGGCTGGTCCAGGGCCGCCCGGTCAGCATGTACTGGCAGCCGGTGGTGACCGGTCAGCAGGGCTGCACCGACCACGGCGGCTGCACCACCCAGATCCTGGCGCTGGGCACCCCGCTGCTCTGGTGGACCGCCTGCTTCGCGCTCGCCTACCTGCTCTACCGCTGGTTCTTCCGGCGGGACTGGCGCTCGGGCGCGGTGCTCTGCGCGGTGGCCGCCATCTACCTGCCCTGGTTCCAGTTCCAGCAGCGCACCATCTTCTCCTTCTACATGGTGGTGCTGGTGCCCTTCCTCTGCCTCGCGGTGGCGCAGATGCTCGGCGCGATGCTCGGCCCGCCGGGCAGCGCGCCCCGGCGGCGGGCGCTCGGCGGGGTGGCGGCCGGCGCCATCGTGCTGGCGATCATGGGCTGCTTCCTCTACTTCCTGCCGCTCTACACCGCCCAGGTGATCCCGATGAGCCAGTGGCAGGACCACATGTGGTTCACCAGTTGGATCTGA
- a CDS encoding MFS transporter — protein MKQQKYGAGGALRRVQLGNALSAFGSGFTMPYMFVYVDQVRGLGSLAAGLVFTVFALAALVVLPFAGRGIDKYGPRPVLLAGCALAATGAFSFGQASGTTGLLIASFLFGGGVTTCQPALATMIVRCSTAKTRSHAFALQFTLVNLGMGIGALVGGQIVDTADPASLTRLFTIEALTFLGLAAVTGSARIPRPAPVLVTDGGPQRSGLRALTADKAMLRLCLLAGLIFFTCYGQFESGVAAFATDTVKTAPATLGMAIGANALTIVLLQMFMVRITARRRRTTAMAATGVVWLGAWGAALLAGLVRGEAAAATVAIVSIYVLFGVGESMLAPTLGPIVADLAPARLLGTYNSAFALVKQTAIAVGPAVGVLLVGSGTWPLYLAAMTLCTLLIIVLALRLRGHLTPAQDNAEAPAPVAVPLRELQTAA, from the coding sequence ATGAAGCAGCAGAAGTACGGCGCCGGGGGCGCCCTGCGCCGGGTCCAGCTCGGCAACGCGCTCAGCGCCTTCGGCAGCGGGTTCACGATGCCGTACATGTTCGTGTACGTGGACCAGGTGCGCGGGCTGGGCTCGCTCGCCGCGGGCCTGGTCTTCACCGTCTTCGCGCTGGCCGCGCTGGTGGTGCTGCCGTTCGCCGGCCGCGGCATCGACAAGTACGGGCCGCGCCCGGTCCTGCTGGCCGGCTGCGCGCTGGCCGCCACCGGCGCCTTCTCCTTCGGGCAGGCGAGCGGGACCACCGGGCTGCTGATCGCCTCCTTCCTGTTCGGTGGCGGTGTCACCACCTGCCAGCCGGCGCTGGCCACGATGATCGTGCGCTGCTCCACCGCCAAGACCCGCTCGCACGCCTTCGCGCTGCAGTTCACCCTGGTCAACCTGGGCATGGGCATCGGCGCGCTGGTCGGCGGGCAGATCGTGGACACGGCCGACCCGGCCAGCCTGACCCGGCTCTTCACCATCGAGGCGCTGACCTTCCTCGGGCTGGCCGCCGTGACCGGCAGCGCGAGGATCCCCCGCCCCGCGCCGGTCCTGGTCACCGACGGCGGACCGCAGCGCAGCGGGCTGCGCGCGCTGACGGCCGACAAGGCGATGCTGCGGCTCTGCCTGCTGGCCGGGCTGATCTTCTTCACCTGCTACGGCCAGTTCGAGTCGGGCGTGGCGGCCTTCGCCACCGACACGGTCAAGACCGCCCCGGCCACCCTGGGCATGGCGATCGGCGCCAACGCGCTGACCATCGTGCTGCTGCAGATGTTCATGGTGCGGATCACCGCCCGCCGCCGGCGCACCACCGCGATGGCCGCCACCGGCGTGGTCTGGCTCGGCGCCTGGGGCGCGGCCCTGCTGGCCGGGCTGGTCCGCGGCGAGGCCGCGGCCGCCACGGTGGCGATCGTCTCGATCTACGTGCTGTTCGGCGTCGGCGAGTCGATGCTGGCCCCGACCCTGGGCCCGATCGTCGCGGACCTGGCCCCGGCGCGGCTGCTGGGCACCTACAACTCGGCGTTCGCGCTGGTCAAGCAGACCGCGATCGCGGTCGGCCCGGCGGTCGGCGTGCTGCTGGTCGGCTCCGGCACCTGGCCGCTCTACCTGGCCGCGATGACCCTCTGCACGCTGCTGATCATCGTGCTGGCGCTGCGGCTGCGCGGGCACCTGACCCCCGCGCAGGACAACGCCGAGGCACCGGCGCCCGTGGCCGTGCCGCTCCGTGAGCTCCAGACGGCGGCATGA
- a CDS encoding MarR family winged helix-turn-helix transcriptional regulator yields the protein MSTPRPAPDACAELDIAEQVAAYQREFPTVDPQVETIVSTLSRVARRMGTAYGRQLTVLGITSAEWEVLKALVVAGSPYRLGPGELAKRLGLTPAAMTHRIDRMVAEELVTRERDEANRVRVIIGLTETGRDKWLESMRMAAVFEEELLQDVGPAERTALSGLLGRMLTRIEDGTA from the coding sequence ATGAGCACACCCAGGCCCGCGCCGGACGCCTGCGCCGAGCTGGACATTGCCGAGCAAGTGGCCGCCTACCAGCGGGAGTTCCCCACCGTCGACCCCCAGGTGGAGACCATCGTCTCCACCCTGTCCCGGGTGGCCCGCCGGATGGGCACCGCCTACGGGCGCCAGCTGACTGTGCTCGGGATCACCAGCGCCGAGTGGGAGGTGCTCAAGGCCCTGGTGGTGGCGGGCAGCCCCTACCGGCTCGGCCCCGGCGAACTGGCCAAGCGACTGGGCCTGACCCCGGCGGCGATGACCCACCGGATCGACCGGATGGTGGCCGAGGAGCTGGTCACCCGGGAGCGCGACGAGGCCAACCGGGTGCGGGTGATCATCGGGCTGACCGAGACCGGCCGCGACAAGTGGCTGGAGTCGATGCGGATGGCCGCCGTCTTCGAGGAGGAACTGCTCCAGGACGTCGGCCCCGCCGAGCGCACGGCACTCTCCGGCCTGCTCGGCCGGATGCTGACCAGGATCGAGGACGGCACCGCCTGA
- a CDS encoding TMEM165/GDT1 family protein has protein sequence MDLTVFAVTFGIIFLAELPDKTALAALMLGTRYRAAYVFAGVAAAMALQVGLALAAGSLLSLLPHRWVEGISGVLFLAGAVMLLLHKDDGEGHEAKEPSSTGFWKVAGASFLVVAVAEFGDLTQIMTANLAAKYADPLSVGLGAWLALCAVGGLAILGGQKLLRYVPMKVIIRVAAAAMLVLAAISIVGALA, from the coding sequence ATGGACCTGACCGTATTCGCCGTGACCTTCGGCATCATCTTCCTGGCCGAGCTGCCGGACAAGACCGCGCTCGCCGCGCTGATGCTCGGGACCCGCTACCGCGCGGCCTACGTCTTCGCCGGGGTCGCGGCGGCGATGGCGCTGCAGGTCGGCCTCGCGCTGGCGGCCGGCAGCCTGCTGTCGCTGCTGCCGCACCGCTGGGTCGAGGGGATCAGCGGGGTGCTCTTCCTGGCCGGCGCGGTGATGCTGCTGCTGCACAAGGACGACGGCGAGGGGCACGAGGCGAAGGAGCCGTCCTCGACCGGCTTCTGGAAGGTGGCCGGGGCCAGCTTCCTGGTGGTGGCGGTGGCCGAGTTCGGCGACCTGACCCAGATCATGACCGCCAACCTGGCCGCCAAGTACGCCGACCCGCTCTCGGTGGGCCTGGGCGCCTGGCTGGCGCTCTGCGCGGTCGGCGGGCTGGCGATCCTCGGTGGGCAGAAGCTGCTGCGGTACGTGCCGATGAAGGTGATCATCCGGGTCGCGGCGGCGGCCATGCTGGTGCTGGCGGCGATCAGCATCGTCGGCGCGCTGGCGTAG
- a CDS encoding VOC family protein, whose translation MPVVSTPYPPGTPCWVDLTVPDQQAALDFYRDLFGWQGQRGSEEFGGYAVLTLKDKPVAGIMTAMAMGDTPPPPTVWTTYLASADAEATATRITANGGTLLFPVMDVGTIGRMLVAADPTGAVFGVWQPLEFFGAQIVNEPGAVIWNELNTSDIKAATAFYKAALDIDIAPMPEMPEYHGLKVDGRDVGGAQGLQHHPEGTPSHWATYFAVDDVDSTVDAAVRAGGSLLVPAMDTPVGRMGALTDPQGGAFWLIKPQPMQAG comes from the coding sequence ATGCCCGTGGTCAGCACTCCCTATCCGCCCGGCACCCCGTGCTGGGTAGACCTGACGGTCCCCGACCAGCAGGCCGCCCTCGACTTCTACCGCGACCTCTTCGGCTGGCAGGGCCAGCGGGGCTCGGAGGAGTTCGGCGGCTACGCGGTCCTCACCCTCAAGGACAAGCCGGTGGCCGGCATCATGACGGCCATGGCGATGGGCGACACCCCGCCACCGCCCACCGTCTGGACCACCTACCTGGCCTCGGCCGACGCGGAGGCCACCGCCACCAGGATCACCGCGAACGGCGGCACGCTGCTCTTCCCGGTGATGGACGTGGGCACCATCGGCCGGATGCTGGTCGCCGCGGACCCGACCGGCGCGGTCTTCGGGGTCTGGCAGCCGCTGGAGTTCTTCGGCGCGCAGATCGTCAACGAGCCCGGCGCGGTGATCTGGAACGAGCTGAACACCTCCGACATCAAGGCCGCGACCGCCTTCTACAAGGCGGCCCTGGACATCGACATCGCCCCGATGCCGGAGATGCCCGAGTACCACGGCCTGAAGGTGGACGGCCGGGACGTCGGCGGCGCGCAGGGCCTGCAGCACCACCCCGAGGGCACGCCCTCGCACTGGGCCACCTACTTCGCGGTGGACGACGTGGACAGCACGGTGGACGCCGCGGTGCGCGCGGGCGGCTCGCTGCTGGTGCCGGCGATGGACACCCCGGTGGGACGGATGGGCGCGCTGACCGACCCGCAGGGCGGTGCCTTCTGGCTGATCAAGCCGCAGCCGATGCAGGCGGGCTGA
- a CDS encoding ABC transporter permease: protein MALLLAVAVAVAGWGLLGHGRAVLRAGARAVAQLAAVSFVITWVVHSLWWTALFVVVMFTVAVRTAGRRMTTAPGWSWAWAAAPIGAGVLPVLVLLLGSGLLPLKGLSIVPVAGILIGGALSATSLAGRRALDELVQRHGEVEAALALGLPDRDARLEICRTAAATSLVPALDQTRTVGLVTLPGAFVGMLLGGSSPVAAGAVQLFVLVALLAVEAVAIVVVLELVGRGLVRRPLDWRG from the coding sequence ATGGCGCTGCTGCTGGCGGTGGCGGTCGCGGTGGCCGGCTGGGGCCTGCTCGGGCACGGCAGGGCGGTGCTGCGGGCCGGGGCGCGGGCGGTGGCGCAGCTCGCGGCGGTCTCCTTCGTGATCACCTGGGTGGTCCACTCGCTCTGGTGGACCGCGCTCTTCGTCGTGGTGATGTTCACCGTGGCGGTGCGGACCGCCGGGCGGCGGATGACCACCGCGCCCGGCTGGTCCTGGGCCTGGGCGGCCGCGCCGATCGGGGCCGGGGTGCTGCCGGTGCTGGTGCTGCTGCTGGGCAGCGGGTTGCTGCCACTCAAGGGGCTCTCCATCGTGCCGGTGGCCGGGATCCTGATCGGTGGCGCGCTCAGTGCCACCTCGCTGGCCGGGCGCCGGGCCCTGGACGAGCTGGTCCAGCGCCACGGCGAGGTGGAGGCGGCGCTCGCGCTCGGCCTGCCGGACCGCGACGCCAGGCTGGAGATCTGCCGCACGGCGGCCGCCACCTCGCTGGTGCCGGCGCTGGACCAGACCCGCACCGTCGGCCTGGTCACCCTGCCCGGCGCCTTCGTCGGCATGCTGCTGGGCGGCTCCTCCCCGGTGGCGGCCGGGGCGGTGCAGCTCTTCGTGCTGGTCGCGCTGCTCGCGGTGGAGGCGGTGGCGATCGTGGTGGTGCTTGAGCTGGTGGGGCGGGGCCTGGTGCGGCGTCCGCTAGACTGGCGGGGTTGA